One segment of Streptomyces roseifaciens DNA contains the following:
- the ettA gene encoding energy-dependent translational throttle protein EttA, translated as MAEYIYTMRKTRKAHGDKVILDDVTLSFLPGAKIGVVGPNGAGKSTVLKIMAGLEQPSNGDAFLSPGYSVGILMQEPKLDESKTVLENVEDGVAEVKGKLNRFNEIAELMATDYSDALLDEMGKLQEELDHANAWDLDAQLEQAMDALGCPPADWPVVNLSGGEKRRVALCKLLLEAPDLLLLDEPTNHLDAESVNWLEQHLAKYAGTVVAITHDRYFLDNVAEWILELDRGRAIPYEGNYSTYLENKASRLKVEGQKDAKRQKRLKEELEWVRSNAKGRQAKSKARLARYEEMAAEADKMRKLDFEEIQIPPGPRLGSIVVEVNNLSKAFGEKVLIDDLSFTLPRNGIVGVIGPNGAGKTTLFKMIQGLETPDSGSIKVGETVKISYVDQSRANIDPKKTLWAVVSDELDYINVGHVEMPSRAYVSAFGFKGPDQQKPAGVLSGGERNRLNLALTLKQGGNLLLLDEPTNDLDVETLSSLENALLDFPGAAVVVSHDRWFLDRVATHILAYEGDSKWFWFEGNFESYEKNKIERLGPDAARPHRATYKKLTRG; from the coding sequence TTGGCTGAGTACATCTACACCATGCGCAAGACGCGCAAGGCGCACGGCGACAAGGTCATCCTCGATGACGTGACGCTGAGCTTCCTGCCCGGTGCGAAGATCGGTGTGGTCGGCCCCAACGGTGCCGGTAAGTCCACCGTCCTCAAGATCATGGCGGGCCTGGAGCAGCCGTCCAACGGCGACGCGTTCCTCTCGCCCGGCTACAGCGTCGGCATCCTGATGCAGGAGCCGAAGCTGGACGAGTCCAAGACGGTCCTGGAGAACGTCGAGGACGGCGTCGCGGAGGTCAAGGGCAAGCTCAACCGCTTCAACGAGATCGCCGAGCTCATGGCGACCGACTACTCGGACGCCCTGCTCGATGAGATGGGCAAGCTCCAGGAGGAGCTCGACCACGCCAACGCCTGGGACCTCGACGCCCAGCTGGAGCAGGCCATGGACGCGCTGGGCTGCCCGCCCGCCGACTGGCCGGTCGTCAACCTCTCCGGTGGCGAGAAGCGCCGCGTCGCGCTCTGCAAGCTGCTGCTCGAGGCCCCCGACCTGCTGCTCCTCGACGAGCCCACCAACCACCTCGACGCCGAGTCGGTGAACTGGCTGGAGCAGCACCTGGCCAAGTACGCGGGCACCGTCGTGGCGATCACCCACGACCGGTACTTCCTCGACAACGTCGCCGAGTGGATCCTCGAGCTCGACCGCGGCCGCGCGATCCCCTACGAGGGCAACTACTCCACCTACCTGGAGAACAAGGCCTCCCGTCTGAAGGTCGAGGGCCAGAAGGACGCGAAGCGCCAGAAGCGCCTCAAGGAAGAGCTGGAGTGGGTCCGCTCCAACGCCAAGGGCCGTCAGGCCAAGTCCAAGGCGCGCCTCGCCCGTTACGAGGAGATGGCCGCCGAGGCCGACAAGATGCGGAAGCTGGACTTCGAGGAGATCCAGATTCCGCCGGGCCCGCGCCTGGGCTCCATCGTCGTCGAGGTCAACAACCTCTCCAAGGCCTTCGGCGAGAAGGTTCTCATCGACGACCTGTCCTTCACCCTGCCGCGCAACGGCATCGTGGGCGTCATCGGCCCGAACGGCGCCGGCAAGACCACGCTGTTCAAGATGATCCAGGGCCTGGAGACCCCGGACTCCGGTTCGATCAAGGTCGGCGAGACCGTCAAGATCTCGTACGTCGACCAGAGCCGCGCCAACATCGACCCCAAGAAGACGCTGTGGGCCGTCGTCTCCGACGAGCTGGACTACATCAACGTCGGCCACGTCGAGATGCCCTCGCGCGCCTACGTCTCCGCGTTCGGCTTCAAGGGCCCGGACCAGCAGAAGCCGGCCGGCGTGCTCTCCGGCGGTGAGCGCAACCGCCTCAACCTGGCGCTGACCCTCAAGCAGGGCGGCAACCTGCTGCTCCTCGACGAGCCGACCAACGACCTCGACGTCGAGACCCTCTCCTCCCTGGAGAACGCCCTGCTCGACTTCCCGGGCGCCGCTGTGGTCGTCTCCCACGACCGCTGGTTCCTGGACCGGGTGGCCACGCACATCCTGGCCTACGAGGGCGACTCGAAGTGGTTCTGGTTCGAGGGCAACTTCGAGTCCTACGAGAAGAACAAGATCGAGCGCCTCGGCCCGGACGCGGCCCGTCCGCACCGCGC